A region from the Halomarina litorea genome encodes:
- a CDS encoding redoxin domain-containing protein: protein MIQTGDIAPDFTAPLATGDDIEQFTLSEMLERGPVVLAFFPGAFTSVCSHELASFRDRLSAFEEAGVRLYGVSVDSPFALNAFHDELGLNFPLISDANDELIEQYDVSMDFAELGVNDIAQRAVFVVDTDRTVTYAWVGEDPGVEPDYEEVEAAATDAAA, encoded by the coding sequence GTGATACAGACCGGCGACATCGCCCCGGACTTCACCGCACCGCTCGCGACGGGCGACGACATCGAGCAGTTCACGCTCTCGGAGATGCTGGAGAGGGGACCCGTCGTCCTCGCCTTTTTCCCCGGCGCGTTCACCAGCGTCTGCTCGCACGAGCTGGCGAGTTTCCGTGACCGCCTCTCGGCGTTCGAGGAGGCGGGCGTGCGCCTCTACGGCGTCAGCGTCGACTCGCCGTTCGCGCTCAACGCCTTCCACGACGAACTGGGGCTGAACTTCCCGCTCATCAGCGACGCGAACGACGAACTCATCGAGCAGTACGACGTGTCGATGGACTTCGCGGAACTGGGCGTCAACGACATCGCCCAGCGCGCCGTGTTCGTCGTGGACACCGACCGGACCGTCACCTACGCGTGGGTCGGCGAGGACCCGGGCGTGGAACCCGACTACGAGGAGGTGGAGGCCGCGGCGACCGACGCTGCGGCCTGA
- the tatA gene encoding twin-arginine translocase TatA/TatE family subunit, with protein sequence MATTLVPLFPGLPGGIEIFVVLLIVVLLFGANKLPKLARSSGQAMGEFKKGREEIEQELAEMKGEGSKQGEATADTTTTTEPTTTESTTETTMDETAETEAEKQN encoded by the coding sequence ATGGCAACCACTCTGGTACCGCTGTTCCCCGGGCTCCCCGGCGGAATCGAGATATTCGTCGTCCTGCTCATCGTCGTGCTCCTGTTCGGGGCGAACAAGCTCCCGAAACTCGCACGCTCCAGTGGGCAGGCGATGGGCGAGTTCAAGAAAGGACGTGAGGAGATCGAGCAGGAGCTCGCGGAGATGAAGGGCGAGGGGTCCAAGCAGGGCGAGGCGACGGCCGACACCACGACCACTACCGAGCCGACGACGACCGAGAGCACCACCGAGACGACGATGGACGAGACCGCTGAGACGGAAGCCGAAAAGCAGAACTAA
- a CDS encoding phosphatase PAP2 family protein, translating to MTIPLSTEAIRAAVTTPVTAYTVGMALATLGALLLGTLTFIPRKQRRPRVVVRELVRTDWKYLGVAWAVTLVVNELAFRFHADRLVTDTVYALEGPVVAAFQTVTTPALTFGFAVLYLVGFPFLVLFSYFKLKVHDREQACRYAMGYALLVVVAAPLFLAFPVRITGQYLPTVDPLLLTVHPVVGEGVLATDTLVKAFPSLHTGLSVLAALYARHSSRRYATVAGVLAAGIVVSTFYLGIHWLVDAMAAAVLAGAAYHASQRFPLPRFARRSSGRTSHHQQAD from the coding sequence ATGACGATTCCGCTCTCCACGGAAGCGATACGGGCAGCAGTCACCACCCCGGTCACCGCCTACACCGTCGGGATGGCCCTCGCCACCCTGGGTGCGCTGCTGCTCGGAACGCTGACGTTCATCCCCCGAAAGCAGCGACGGCCCCGCGTCGTCGTCCGCGAACTCGTCCGCACCGACTGGAAGTACCTCGGCGTCGCGTGGGCCGTCACGCTCGTCGTCAACGAACTCGCCTTCCGGTTTCACGCCGACCGCCTCGTGACGGACACGGTCTACGCCCTCGAGGGGCCCGTCGTCGCCGCCTTCCAGACCGTGACGACCCCGGCGCTGACCTTCGGGTTCGCCGTCCTCTACCTCGTCGGGTTCCCGTTTCTGGTCCTGTTCTCGTACTTCAAGCTGAAGGTCCACGACCGGGAGCAGGCGTGTCGTTACGCGATGGGGTACGCGCTGCTCGTCGTCGTCGCCGCACCGCTGTTCCTCGCCTTCCCGGTGCGCATCACGGGCCAGTATCTCCCGACCGTGGACCCCCTGTTGCTGACGGTCCACCCGGTCGTGGGCGAGGGCGTCCTCGCGACGGACACCCTCGTCAAGGCGTTCCCGAGCCTCCACACCGGGCTGTCGGTGCTGGCGGCGCTGTACGCGCGTCACTCCTCGCGGCGGTACGCGACTGTCGCGGGGGTGCTCGCCGCCGGCATCGTCGTCTCGACGTTCTACCTCGGCATCCACTGGCTCGTCGACGCGATGGCGGCCGCCGTCCTCGCGGGCGCGGCCTACCACGCCTCACAGCGGTTTCCCCTCCCGCGGTTCGCCCGTCGGTCGTCCGGTCGGACGTCCCACCACCAGCAGGCCGACTGA
- a CDS encoding PadR family transcriptional regulator, with product MSGLDEPSGQTIKMALEERTNTDITHGRLYPNLDTLVNDRFIEKGEIDRRTNYYAISEMGVDALAEYADWMTERGNLSD from the coding sequence ATGTCCGGCCTCGACGAACCGTCGGGCCAGACCATCAAGATGGCGCTGGAAGAGCGGACGAACACCGACATCACACACGGGCGACTCTACCCGAACCTCGACACCCTCGTGAACGACAGGTTCATCGAGAAGGGGGAGATCGACCGGCGGACGAACTACTACGCCATCTCCGAGATGGGGGTAGACGCCCTCGCCGAGTACGCCGACTGGATGACCGAACGGGGCAACCTCTCGGACTGA